The DNA region TCACAATAATCGATTCACCCCCAAGCGCGACTCTACCTCCAGCCCCCACCCACATAGCGCCTCGCAATGGCGAAGCCGATGCCACTGGCCGCGCCCGTGACCGGTGCGACTTTGCCGTTGAGCATCAGGGCTGCAGCTCCGGAATTGATCGCGCAGGCACCGATCAGGCGGCGGTAAAGCGGTACGTGCAGTCGTACCGGCCAGCGTCACCAAGCTCCTTGAGGTCAGTTGCCACCTTGCACTTGACGCCCGACTCCTCGGCGATCCCCTCGAAAAAAGGCGTGAGCTCTGGCCAGGTCAGGTGCTGCTCGATGTCGAGCCTCTTAGCGATCCGGTCATAACGCGAGACACCAAAAACGTGGACCACAGTGTCCTCCGGCAGGTACTCGAGGACATGAAAATTGTACTCTGGCGACGCCGAATGCACCGCAGTGATGAACACGACGGCTAGGGCGCGGCAATCGTTGGGAAGAGCGATTCCGGTCTCGATCGCTTCCCGCGTCTTGAGCCGGCCCAGCTCGCGGAAAACGCGCCTGGAAAGCTTGTCAACCTCACCCCAGCCGAACTGCTCACCGACATTCTTCAGCATCAGTCCATAGAACGCCGCAGTAACGTTCGATAGCCGAAGGGTCATCTCCTCGGCGCTGGCGGGAAACGACTTGTCCAAGAGATAGGCCTTGATCTCCTCATCAGGATACGCGTCCTCGGAGCGGAGGGTCTGCATCTCACTGTAGATCTTGCGTCCTGTGATGGACATCACGGCGGCGCTGAACTCATGGACACGCGATGTGAGACGCCGGATTGTGCCGGCCTGCTGGCGCAGCACGGCCTGTGCGACTGAGGGCTCGGTGCTTAGAAGCTCACGAAAAACTGCGGCTGGAAGCGCCGCGACCAGGCAATCTGTTTGCGCCTCGACGCTGGCTGATCTCGGACCCCGATCGATCGCCGCAAGCTCGCCGAACGTGTCTCCTGGTGTCAAATCGCGAAAGCTCACCACGTGACCGGCTTGCGAGTAGAGAAGGACGCGCGCACGCCCTTCAACGACGAAAAAAACGTCGTCTGACTCCTTGAGGTATTCGACTATCACCTGCTTAGGATCGTAGGTTCGCCAGGAGCAACGGCCTTCAATTGATCGCAGGGTAGGTGCCGGAAGACTTGCAAAGATGGCAATCCCTGAAAGGGATCGGTCCGACTGTCTGGATTCCGAGGCTGCCATGACTGGCCCCCATCGAATATCTCCGTGCTAATTTTTATCCTATGTCGGGGCGACGCGCACCACTTGTCTGAAGAATAACGCAAAAAAATTCTCAAAGAAAGCGCTCTTCTATGGACACAGACGACTGCCTCCCAAGCTTATCAAAGTGCTGTCTCAGAAACGCATCGCCGCGGCTGCGCCCAAGCTCGAAAAGCCAGCTTAAAAAATCCCACTCGACGTTGAGCTTGCTGGAC from Hyphomicrobium sp. CS1GBMeth3 includes:
- a CDS encoding cyclic nucleotide-binding domain-containing protein, whose product is MAASESRQSDRSLSGIAIFASLPAPTLRSIEGRCSWRTYDPKQVIVEYLKESDDVFFVVEGRARVLLYSQAGHVVSFRDLTPGDTFGELAAIDRGPRSASVEAQTDCLVAALPAAVFRELLSTEPSVAQAVLRQQAGTIRRLTSRVHEFSAAVMSITGRKIYSEMQTLRSEDAYPDEEIKAYLLDKSFPASAEEMTLRLSNVTAAFYGLMLKNVGEQFGWGEVDKLSRRVFRELGRLKTREAIETGIALPNDCRALAVVFITAVHSASPEYNFHVLEYLPEDTVVHVFGVSRYDRIAKRLDIEQHLTWPELTPFFEGIAEESGVKCKVATDLKELGDAGRYDCTYRFTAA